The genomic interval GCGTCCTCGGCACGGACATCGCGGGCGGCCTTGCCCATGACGATCGCCAGCTCGGCCTCGTGATCAACCCGCTCGGACTGGCGCGGCAGCAGGATCGTCTCGCCGGGGCCGATGACGGACGTGGACGGCTTCATGAAGATCATCGGCTCGGACGGAAGCGGCTTGCCCGTCTCCTCGGCGTGGTCGGCGTAGTTCAGCCCCACCGCGACCACCTTGCTCGGCAGGACCGGCGACAGCACGCGAACTTCGTCCATGGAGAACCTCTCGTCGGTGAGCTCCCAGGGCAAAAAAGGCGTCGTGGTGATGGCGCGCACCTCATCGCCGTGCAGGACGCCGTAGCCGATGGTCGAGCCGATGGCGAAGCGGACGAACCTCAACAGTCCTCCTGGGGGCCGGGGGCCTTACTGGGAGACGTACTCGTTCCACTCGCGGTAGGTCTCGACCTCTCCGCGAACCGTGGAGTGGAAGATCTCCTGGATCTTGCGCGTAATCGGTCCGGGATCGCCTATGTCGCGGTCGTCCACCGACCGGATCGGCACGACCTCCGCGGCGGTCCCGCTGCAGAACGCTTCCTCGCACGTGTACAGGTCGCTGCGCAGGATGTTGCCCACCTCGACCTCGTAACCCAGGTCGCGGGCGATGCGGTTGATCGACGCCTGCGTTATCCCCTCCAGCGCACCGGCGCTGGTAGGCGGCGTGATGATGCGGCCGTTGCGGACGATAAAGATGTTCTCGCCGGTGCACTCGCTGACCAGCCCTTGGGGCGACAGCAGAATCGCCTCGTCGTAGCCCGCCTTCAGCGCCTCCACTTTGGCCATCTGCGAGTTGATGTACATGCCTGTTCCCTTGGCGGCGGGGGGCATGGTGTTCGGGTCGTGGCGGCGCCAAGAGCTGATCTTCATCCGGACGCCGTTTTTCACGCCTTCGGCCCCCAGGTAGCTGCCCCAGGGCCAGACGGCGATGGACACGTTGACGGGGGCCGGCAGGGGGTTGAGACCCATCTCGCCATATCCGAGGTACACGAGCGGCCGGATGTAGCACTCCTCCATCCCGTTCACCCGGACCGTCTCCTTGGTTGCCTCGATCAGGGTCTCGGCGGAGAAGGGGATGTCGATCATGAAGATCTTGGCGCTCGCGAACAGGCGCAGGATGTGGTCGGTCAGCCTGAACACGGCCGCGCCGCGGGAGGTCTTGTAGGCGCGAACGCCCTCGAACACGCCACACCCGTAGTGCAGTGTGTGGGTCAGGATGTGGATCTTGGCGTCGTCCCAGTCAACGAGCTGCCCGTCCATCCAGATCTTGTCGGTCTTCTGAATCGGCACTCATGCCCCCTGTGGCCCGGCCGCCTACCGCGGCACGCGACGAGTATCTCAGGTCGGGCCGGATCGAATCTGACGCCGCGGCTCATCTTGGGACGGCTGCGCCGGCCCGTGATAACCTACGGTTCCGTAACCGTAGCCACCGCCGCACGAGGAGGAGCCCGCATGGCCGCGATGGACCTCGCTTCCCGGCCCCCGGAGATCCAGGGGGTCATCACGCTCAGCGAGCGGGAGATCAAGTTCCAACGACGGGCTGTACTGGCCCTGACGATCCTGCCGTTCCTCGGCCTCGCCTTCGCCGTGATGACCCTGTGGGGGCGCGGCCTGTCCGGCACCGACCTCGGCATCGCGCTGTTCTTCTACTTCTTCTCCGGACTCGGAGTGACCGTCGGATTCCACCGGCTACTCACCCACCGCAGCTTCGACACGCCCACGCCCCTGCGTCTGACGTTCGCGATCGCGGGTTCCCTGGCCGTTCAGGGATCCGTCATCAGCTGGGTGGCCGCGCACCGGCGGCACCACGCGTACTCCGACCGCGAGGGCGACCCGCACTCCCCCCACCTGGAGGACGGCGAGGGCATCGGCGGAATCCTCAAGGGCCTGTGGCACGCGCACGTTGGCTGGCTTTTCGACAAGGAGCGGACGGACCTCGAGCGCTGGGCCCCCGACCTGATGAAGAACGCGGCGATGCGGCGCATCGACTCGAAGTTCCCGGCCCTCGTGGCGCTGTCGCTGACCCTTCCGGCCCTTTGCGGACTGGTCCTCACGCGCAGCCTCTGGGGCGCGTTGACGGCGTTTCTGTGGGGCAGCCTCGCTCGGGTTTTTGTCCTGCACCACGTGACGTGGAGCATCAACTCCATCTGCCACTTCTACGGCAGGCGCCCGTTCGACACCCCCGACCACAGCACCAACAACTGGGTGCTGGCGATCATTTCCTTCGGAGAGTCCTGGCACAACAACCACCACGCGTTTCCCACCGCGGCGGTCCACGGCATCAAGCGCTGGCAGGTAGACCTCAGCGGAATGATCATCGGCGGGCTGGAGCGCGTCGGCCTGGCACGCAACGTCAAGAGGGTCACCGAGAAGCAGCTGGAACGGAAGTCCCTGTAAGCCGGGGGCGCCCCGACGCGCGCAAGCCCGTGGATCCGAGCGTCCGCGTCCGGATGTCCGGACGGGAGCGGCGTGAGCAGCTGCTGGACGTCGGCCGCACCGTCTTCGCCGAAAAAGGATTCGAGGCGACCTCCATCGAGGAGATCGCCGCCCGGGCCAGCGTCTCCAAGCCGGTGGTCTACGAACACTTCGGCGGCAAGGAAGGCCTGTACGCGGTGGTGGTCGACCGCGAGATGCGGCGGCTGCTGGAGCGGATGACCAACGCGCTGCACGGGCGGCACCCGCGCGCCAAGCTCGAGCAGGCCGCCGGTGCGCTGCTGTCCTACATCGAATCCGAGCCCGACGGCTTCAGAATCCTGGTTCGCGACTCCCCCGCCGTCGGCGGGTCGGGAACCTACCCCAGCCTCATCGGCGACATCGCGTCACAGGTGGAATACATCCTCGTGGACGAGTTCGGCTCCCGCGGCCTCGATCGCAAGCTGGCGCCGCTGTACTCGCGCGCCCTGGTGGGCATGGTCGCCCTCGTCGGGGAGTGGTGGGTGGAGGCGGGAAAGCCGAAGCGCGACGTGGTGGCGGCTCACCTGGTGAACCTCGCCTGGAACGGACTGGCGCGCCTGGACCCAAAGCCCTCCCTGGCGGCAAAGCGCCGGACGACCCCGCCAGGGATGGGCTAGTCACGGCGGCCTTCGTCAGGGAACGACGTTGAGGTTCTCGAGGATCTTCCGCCCCAGCGCGTCGTCGCCTTTCATCACCACGCGGCCCTCTCGCAGGACGCGGTCGGCGTCGCGCCTTCCGCCCATCAGCACGTTGAGCGTCTCGAGGTCCATCTTCATCAGGACCGCCGGGTCCTCCCCGTTGGTCGTCTCGCGGCCGCGGCCCCCGTCGACGATCACGCCGACGCGTTGTCCCACCGGCCCCGCCACGTCCAGCACCACAGGGAACCCATCGGGGACTCCCGCCCGCTTCGCCACGACGAACGGCAGGGCGGCGCGCAGAGTTCCGAACACCAGCTCGGGGGCCGGTCCCTCCAGGTGGCCCGGGCGTCCGAGGGCTCGGCGGATGTCCTGCTCGTGCATCCATGAGTCCAGCACCCGGAAAGGCAGCATGTCCCGGGCGGTGCCGGGTCCGACGGGGGTGAAGGACTCGGCCTCCCACTCGGCGTCACCGAACGACCGCAGCTGCTCGACCCGCTGCCTCGTCAAGTCGCGGAACTCCTCCAGCACCTTCGTGCCCGGCCAGGAGCGGCGGTAGTCCACGCCGATCTCGTTGGAGGCGCCGAAGTCGCTTTTGGTGTGGGAGATATCGGCCGGCTTATGGTCGGGACGAGGCTTTCCCTGGAGCGTCAGCTCAATGTCGGTCAGGTGCGCAACGTTGTCCTGGACCGACCAGGCCGGAAGATCCGTGGGCGTCTTCCACTCCTGTTCGGTCAGCGAGGAGCACAGCTCGTGGATGGAGTCCCACACCTGCTCCAGCGCGTCCACTACAGCCTGGTCCTTCGACATCAAAACCCCCTTGTCCGAATCGCTGCGCCCATCCTCCCGCATCGCTAGACTGCCCGGTACAGGAGAAAGGAGGTGGTCCAGATTGCATAAACCGCAATCGATCCCTGAGGTGGCTGACTGCTGACCTCGTCAGGGGGCCGGACCTCTCCGGCCCGAATTTTCTGCCTGCAGGTCGGCAGAGTCCAATCAGACCACCGGCCCCGGAGGCCGCTCGGGCAGGTCGACCGAGCGAAGTAGGCCTCCGGGGTTTCACCTTTCCGGGACCAGTCCGGCGTCCAGGCCGGGTCCCGGCTCAGTCCTCCAGGACCACAAAGCGCCCGGACGGTATGCCGGCGGCCCGCATCATCTCGTCCAGCACCTCTGACGGCACCTCCGACCCCACCGCCAGCGCCATGATCGCCGGCTGTCCCTCCACGTCCGGCTCCGCGACGACCATGTTGCGGATGTTGATCTGACGTTCAGCCAGGGGGCCGGAGATCCTGTTCACAACCCCCGGTCGCTCCTCGTAGCGGAAGAACGCCATGTACCGGCTCAGCGGGATCTCCAGCGGCCTGCCGTCGATCTCGACCAGCCTCTGCTCGTTGCGGCGGCCGGTGAGGGTCCCCCCCACCGTCACGGGCTCGGCGGCACCGCGCGTGGTGACGCGGACGAGGTTCAGGTAGTCCTCGGTCGTCGCCGACTTGCGCTCGGACCAGGCGAGGTCGCGGTCCTGCGCCAGCAGCGGCGCGTTGACGTAGGTGACCGGCTCGTGGACCACGGGCTGCAGGAACCCTCGGAGCGCCGCCAGAGTGAGGACGCGGGTGTCCTCCGAAGCGATCTGCCCGTGGTAGGACACCTCGACCTCCCCGACCGAAGGACCGGCCAGCGCGCACGCGAGGCGGCCGAGCCGTCCGGCCAGCGAGACGAACGGCCGGACCGACTCGGGCAGGTCCGACCCGGCCTGGAGGTTGACCGCGTGCGGCACAAAGTCCCCGCGCAGGGCCAGAAGGACCTGCTCGGCGATCGCCGTCCCCGCCTTGTCCTGGGCCTCCACGGTGGAGGCCCCCAGGTGCGGCGTCACGACGACCTCGGGCATGTCGAACAGAGGCGACCCGCCCGGCGGCTCGGTCTCGAAGACGTCCAATGCGGCGCCGGCGACCTTCCCGGCCTTGATGGCTCTCACTAGGGCGTCCTCGTCGATGACGCCGCCGCGGGCGGTGTTGATGATCCGGACGCCGTCCTTGCAGCGGGCCAGCTCGTCGTCGCCGATGAGGCGCTTGGTCTCGGCGGTCTTCGGAACGTGGATGGAGATCACATCCGCCAAGGCCAGCACGTCGTCCAGGGAGCCCAGCTGTATTCCCAGCCGAGCCGCGCGCTGCTCTGAGGCATACGGGTCGCAGGCGACGATCCTCATCCCGAACGCGAGGCACCTCTGGGCGACCAGCGTCCCGACCCGGCCCAGGCCGATGACCCCCAGGACCTTGTCGTGCAGCTCCATGCCCAGGAATCGCTCGCGCTCCCAGCGTCCTGCCGTGAGCGAGGCGTGGGCCTCCGGTATCCGGCGGGCCATCGACAGCAGCAGCGCCAGGGTCTGCTCCGCGGCCGAGATGATGTTGGACTGGGGAGCGTTGACGACAAGAATCCCCTTGCGCGTGGCGGCCTCCACGTCGACGTTGTCGAGTCCGATGCCCGCCCGGCCGATGACCTTCAACCGGGACGCCGCCTCGACCACCCGCGCGTCCACCTGTGTGGCGGACCGGATGATCAGCCCCTCGTAGGAGCCGATCTCGCCGGGCAGCGC from Actinomycetota bacterium carries:
- a CDS encoding branched-chain amino acid transaminase, with product MPIQKTDKIWMDGQLVDWDDAKIHILTHTLHYGCGVFEGVRAYKTSRGAAVFRLTDHILRLFASAKIFMIDIPFSAETLIEATKETVRVNGMEECYIRPLVYLGYGEMGLNPLPAPVNVSIAVWPWGSYLGAEGVKNGVRMKISSWRRHDPNTMPPAAKGTGMYINSQMAKVEALKAGYDEAILLSPQGLVSECTGENIFIVRNGRIITPPTSAGALEGITQASINRIARDLGYEVEVGNILRSDLYTCEEAFCSGTAAEVVPIRSVDDRDIGDPGPITRKIQEIFHSTVRGEVETYREWNEYVSQ
- a CDS encoding acyl-CoA desaturase — translated: MAAMDLASRPPEIQGVITLSEREIKFQRRAVLALTILPFLGLAFAVMTLWGRGLSGTDLGIALFFYFFSGLGVTVGFHRLLTHRSFDTPTPLRLTFAIAGSLAVQGSVISWVAAHRRHHAYSDREGDPHSPHLEDGEGIGGILKGLWHAHVGWLFDKERTDLERWAPDLMKNAAMRRIDSKFPALVALSLTLPALCGLVLTRSLWGALTAFLWGSLARVFVLHHVTWSINSICHFYGRRPFDTPDHSTNNWVLAIISFGESWHNNHHAFPTAAVHGIKRWQVDLSGMIIGGLERVGLARNVKRVTEKQLERKSL
- a CDS encoding TetR/AcrR family transcriptional regulator — protein: MSGRERREQLLDVGRTVFAEKGFEATSIEEIAARASVSKPVVYEHFGGKEGLYAVVVDREMRRLLERMTNALHGRHPRAKLEQAAGALLSYIESEPDGFRILVRDSPAVGGSGTYPSLIGDIASQVEYILVDEFGSRGLDRKLAPLYSRALVGMVALVGEWWVEAGKPKRDVVAAHLVNLAWNGLARLDPKPSLAAKRRTTPPGMG
- a CDS encoding maleylpyruvate isomerase family mycothiol-dependent enzyme — protein: MSKDQAVVDALEQVWDSIHELCSSLTEQEWKTPTDLPAWSVQDNVAHLTDIELTLQGKPRPDHKPADISHTKSDFGASNEIGVDYRRSWPGTKVLEEFRDLTRQRVEQLRSFGDAEWEAESFTPVGPGTARDMLPFRVLDSWMHEQDIRRALGRPGHLEGPAPELVFGTLRAALPFVVAKRAGVPDGFPVVLDVAGPVGQRVGVIVDGGRGRETTNGEDPAVLMKMDLETLNVLMGGRRDADRVLREGRVVMKGDDALGRKILENLNVVP
- the serA gene encoding phosphoglycerate dehydrogenase, which translates into the protein MFLGRVLVTESIAELGVEWLRRGGVEVDVRTDLGPQALPGEIGSYEGLIIRSATQVDARVVEAASRLKVIGRAGIGLDNVDVEAATRKGILVVNAPQSNIISAAEQTLALLLSMARRIPEAHASLTAGRWERERFLGMELHDKVLGVIGLGRVGTLVAQRCLAFGMRIVACDPYASEQRAARLGIQLGSLDDVLALADVISIHVPKTAETKRLIGDDELARCKDGVRIINTARGGVIDEDALVRAIKAGKVAGAALDVFETEPPGGSPLFDMPEVVVTPHLGASTVEAQDKAGTAIAEQVLLALRGDFVPHAVNLQAGSDLPESVRPFVSLAGRLGRLACALAGPSVGEVEVSYHGQIASEDTRVLTLAALRGFLQPVVHEPVTYVNAPLLAQDRDLAWSERKSATTEDYLNLVRVTTRGAAEPVTVGGTLTGRRNEQRLVEIDGRPLEIPLSRYMAFFRYEERPGVVNRISGPLAERQINIRNMVVAEPDVEGQPAIMALAVGSEVPSEVLDEMMRAAGIPSGRFVVLED